The sequence ACCCCGGCAATATTCCTGCCCCAGAAATGAAGCCAGTGCGCTGTCGAATGCCGGGGCTGCACGCCCCAGTTGTGTTCATGATAACCGCTGCCTTTCAACTGGTATTCCGATCCGTCCATGATTATCGTGCCTGTGGCCTCATTTTTTATGAACTGGTTTATAGTATAGTCGATATGCTGTGTAAGCAGATGGTTCACATGAACCGGTGCGAGAGGGATATGAAAGCACTGGGCCTTGACCTTTTCGGTAGAGACGTCGATTATCCAACCCTGTTCCGCACTTCCTGAAAATCTCATATATCCCCATTTGCCGCTGGCGGAAACCTTCACGCGATCACCTGGTTCTGAAATGAACGAGCCCATGTGTTCTTCTGTAAAACGCCTGTTATTCTTGTAGTCGATTATCTTGATCGAGACATAGCTTATCGGGAAGGCCCTGAGTGCCAGAAAGACATAATAAATCTTCTCCTTGACATCGATGCCTTCGAAATACCACCATTCTTTTTTTCTCAATAAGCCTTTAATGCCGAAACGGGATGTGTCGATATCAACGTGTCCTTCGTTTTTCATGCAGGCTCCTTAAAGTTTTTCCTTTATAAATGCAGCAGCTTCCAGCATGGAGTCAAATATGAAATCGGGACCTGCTTCTTCCAGTTCCTCACGTGTGCCGTATCCATAGGTTACCGCCGCAGTGATTATGCCGTTTGCCTTTCCCCCCATTATATCATGCTTTCTGTCGCCTATTATCATGGTATTTTCAGGACTGAGGTTTTCCCTGGCGATAATGTGTTCTATCAGACGCGCCTTATCGGCGAGGCTGCCATCCATCATGCTGCCATAAGCGACATCGAAATATTTCATGATGTCCATGAATTCGAGGATCCTTACTGCATAGACTTCGGGTTTTGAAGTTGCAAGCATTATCTTACGGCCGGTATTTCTTATAGTTTCGAGCGCTTCGGGTATTTCTGGGTATAGTATGTTTTCATACATGCCTGTATCTCCGAACCTTTCTCTATAGTGGGCGATTGCATTGGTAAGTATCTGTTCATCCGACGTGTCAAGAATCTTCGAGAACGAGGTTTTCAGAGGTGGTCCGATAACCCATATCAGGCTGTCAGTATCATGGGTGCCTGTTCCCATTTTATCGAGGGCATATTGAATGCATCTTATGATGCCTTCTTTCGGGTCTGTGAGAGTGCCATCGAGATCGAACAGGATTGTGGTAATGTCTTTCATGAGTATTCTGGTTATTATGAGGAGTATAGAAAAATCTTTTTTTGCTGAATCAAAAACTGGTGCCGAGGGAGGGAGTTGAACCCCCGACACGGGGATTTTCAGTCCCCTGCTCTACCAACTGAGCTACCTCGGCACACCGGAGTTGTCTATTTAATTTATGAATTATTGTCAAGAAATTTTATCTTCTCCAAAATCAAAACTGGTACCTTTGTTTGCGCCCTGCCTAAGCAAATCATCGACCGATGACTGCCCAAGTTTCTGCTGATTTTTTGCGCCGAGTGCATCCTTTGACATATCACTGACCCTGTTGATTAGAAATCCTTCATCACCTGTATCCAGTTCCGGCTGCTTTGTATAAATATTCAGTTTCATCTTTACCTGGGTCATATCTTCGCCGCAATTCTTGCATCTGTCCAGATAATCAAAACTCGTATAACCGCATCTTGTACATTTCATATATTGGACCTCCTTTATTGTTACTTCTTCTATCGGTCAAAGATATAAATTTCATTAACCCGATATTTAATCATTCGCAATCGCAACTTTCTTCTGAAAAAGTATTGTTCACCACTAAGAAAATTATTGGGAGATATATGAAATTGTTTGCCATGCAACATGTTTTCCCTTAAAATTAGGTAAGGAAATCATGAAATTACTGAAATGCCTCAAGGCATATTAATTGCATGATATGTATTACTTTTTATTTGTTGTTTATCGTATATTTATTAAAATGCCAGTTCCATGGTCCGGAAAAATCAAGACCTTTTGATAACTGGTATTACTAAGAGGGCAAGCTCTTAACAAAACTGATGGTTATTTGCCGGAAACTGTCTCCGGCAGAGTTAATTTATGGTTCAAGGAGGCGGCAATGCAGAAAAGTTTAATTTCAAATATTTTCACTGTCCTGGTACTTGTTTGTATATTAATATTTACTGCCTGCTCATCATCTCATGATAATTATACAGAAACCGACAATCCTGTTCCGGGAGAATCAAACAAAAAGGCAGATGCGATTATTGCAGCATTGAACCAGCAGGGATTTCAGGCTGTGAAGCAGGTTACCATCAACGGTGATGTGGGCATACTGGCAAAACATTCAATATGGCCTCAAAAAAAATGTGTAGTCCTTACAGGCAAACCCTATAGTCTCGGCTATCAGATGGGGAGACTTCTCCCTGGCGGAACATATAACATGGTGAAAACCTATACGGAGAACCTGCTTGAAGAATATGCCTATGTTAAGAAAGGAACGGCATTATTCAATACTGTTAAAAATATGGCTACCGCCCTTGCAAAAGCGGCTGTCACTGAAGATAATGCAATACCCGATTACCTGCTGGAAGAAATGAAAGGGGTTGCTGACGGTGCTAATTCAGCTAATTCATCCTTCAAGCAGATAACCGCCGATGACGTGCTTGTACTTAATGAGGGTCTGGACTCGCTTTATTCGATACTTTTCACCGGGAAGCTTCCGAATACT is a genomic window of Desulfomonilia bacterium containing:
- a CDS encoding HAD hydrolase-like protein yields the protein MKDITTILFDLDGTLTDPKEGIIRCIQYALDKMGTGTHDTDSLIWVIGPPLKTSFSKILDTSDEQILTNAIAHYRERFGDTGMYENILYPEIPEALETIRNTGRKIMLATSKPEVYAVRILEFMDIMKYFDVAYGSMMDGSLADKARLIEHIIARENLSPENTMIIGDRKHDIMGGKANGIITAAVTYGYGTREELEEAGPDFIFDSMLEAAAFIKEKL
- a CDS encoding DUF2804 family protein, which produces MKNEGHVDIDTSRFGIKGLLRKKEWWYFEGIDVKEKIYYVFLALRAFPISYVSIKIIDYKNNRRFTEEHMGSFISEPGDRVKVSASGKWGYMRFSGSAEQGWIIDVSTEKVKAQCFHIPLAPVHVNHLLTQHIDYTINQFIKNEATGTIIMDGSEYQLKGSGYHEHNWGVQPRHSTAHWLHFWGRNIAGVVLSCHYDAGVPHHYTCLWDGNNMSYLFSPAQFGFDPSQPDKPWSVKSPDIDLVITPLAGHHTRMGIPPLIEYIHIDYYEQLFELKGTAMVRGVPVNIDGIGKLDHNWNRW